The bacterium genome includes the window CAGCGATCTGGGCGAGGCTCTCACCGCCCTTAACGAGTTTTTGGGCATAGACGTGGGGGTTGATATACTTGATGAGATATTCTCGCGATTCTGCATCGGGAAGTGAACGGTTCGCAGCTGTCAGCCGTAGGGGAGCTCGGGACGCGCGAGCTGGCCGGAGATGTTTGCAGTAAAATGATTTATGGGAGCCGAGACACTCGGCAGGGATGATGAGCGCTTCGTATGACGTTGTAGTGGTTGGAGCCGGGCACGCTGGCTGCGAGGCGGCGCTTGCTGCCGCCAGGATGGGTTGCTCCGTTCTGCTTGTTACGCTGAACGCCGACAAGGTGGCCGCGATGTCCTGTAATCCAGCGATAGGCGGCATTGGGAAGGGGCATATCGTTCGGGAGATCGATGCTCTCGGCGGCCAGATGGCTCAGGTTATTGACCAGACAGGCATTCAGTTTCGATTGCTCAACAGGCGGAAAGGCCCGGCGGTTCGCGGTCCGCGCGCGCAGGCGGACAAGGCTGGCTACTCCAGGCGGTTCAAGCAGGTGATCGAGTTGCAGGAGCGGCTTGACTTGGTGCAGGACGAGGTGATCGAACTTCTAGCTTCTTCCGGCCGCGTGGAGGGTGTCCGATGCTTGTTCAGGGGTAACATCGCGGCCAAATCGGTCATCGTCTCGGCCGGGACGTTCCTTGCCGGGATGATGCACATCGGGACCGATTCGTTTGCCGGCGGGCGCCTCGGCGATCCGTCCTCGAGCGAGCTCGGCAAGTCGCTGAAGCGGCTGGGGTTTGAGCTGCTGCGGCTAAAGACAGGGACGCCCCCGAGGTTGGACGGCCGGACGATTGATTTCGAGAGGCTGGCGCCTCAGTCAGGGGACGAGCCGCCGCCGAAGTTCTCCTTTGTCATCCCAGAGTGCAACGGCAACAAAGTGAATTGCTACCTCGCAAGGACCACACCAGAGTGCCACAGAATAATACGTGAGAATCTCGAGCGTTCGGCTCTGTTTTCGGGCAAGATCACGGGCGTCGGCATCCGGTATTGCCCATCGATCGAGGACAAGATCAGGAAGTTCCCACATCGCGAGGCGCATCACATATTCATAGAGCCTGAGGGCCTTACGACGGACGAATACTATGCGAACGGTTTCGCAACGAGCCTTCCTTATGATGTTCAGGTTGCGATGCTCAGGGCGGTTCCGGGCCTTGAGGAGGTCAAGATCACGCGCCCTGGCTATGCGATAGAGTATGACTTCATTCAGCCTACGAACCTTCATCCCTGGCTTGAAACTCGCCGCATAGCCGGGCTGTTTCTCGCCGGCCAGATCAACGGCACCTCCGGTTACGAGGAGGCGGCTGGCCAGGGCCTTATCGCTGGGCTCAACGCCGCACTGA containing:
- the mnmG gene encoding tRNA uridine-5-carboxymethylaminomethyl(34) synthesis enzyme MnmG, whose amino-acid sequence is MMSASYDVVVVGAGHAGCEAALAAARMGCSVLLVTLNADKVAAMSCNPAIGGIGKGHIVREIDALGGQMAQVIDQTGIQFRLLNRRKGPAVRGPRAQADKAGYSRRFKQVIELQERLDLVQDEVIELLASSGRVEGVRCLFRGNIAAKSVIVSAGTFLAGMMHIGTDSFAGGRLGDPSSSELGKSLKRLGFELLRLKTGTPPRLDGRTIDFERLAPQSGDEPPPKFSFVIPECNGNKVNCYLARTTPECHRIIRENLERSALFSGKITGVGIRYCPSIEDKIRKFPHREAHHIFIEPEGLTTDEYYANGFATSLPYDVQVAMLRAVPGLEEVKITRPGYAIEYDFIQPTNLHPWLETRRIAGLFLAGQINGTSGYEEAAGQGLIAGLNAALKARGDKPFVISRREAYIGVMIDDLVTLGCREPYRMFTARSEHRLLLAAATADERLMGYGHQFGLITDEAYGYMMERKKAREREMHTLRRAHTKGRHAEFAGASLLELLRRPEFRYADLTDRFGFESNLSQADRDILEMHVKYEGYIRREESQLADAAKLDRIKIPTDTDFECVPGLRAEIKERLAELRPETLGAARRIPGMTPAAISVLSIHIAGRGNLGGTSEADELVPVVRRPPISTG